In Azospirillaceae bacterium, a genomic segment contains:
- a CDS encoding hydrogen peroxide-inducible genes activator: MTLPSLKQLRYLVHLHEHRNFSRAAEACNVTQAALSSSIQELEALLRLRLVDRTRRMVAFTKVGEQVVEKAREMLRVAQDLGNIGHAEGPLTGVLRLGIIPTIGPFLLPRLLPKFASCYPMLELHVREEFSAGLCTALGRGDLDCAILALPYPCATLNYDALFDDPLMLAFHQEDPVGRQPILTEEDWTERLLLLPDGHCLRDHTLSLCGRADLQRQAMAASTLQTLVHLVDNRLGVTLLPEMAVRAGILNGLHVETRALPDPDAKRRIVLAWRSGAALTDTYGRLAQAIREAGH, encoded by the coding sequence ATGACCCTCCCCAGCCTCAAGCAACTCCGCTATCTGGTGCACCTGCATGAGCACCGGAACTTCAGCCGGGCGGCCGAGGCGTGCAACGTCACCCAGGCCGCCCTGTCGTCCAGCATCCAGGAACTGGAGGCGTTGTTGCGTCTGCGCCTGGTGGATCGGACACGCCGCATGGTGGCCTTCACCAAGGTCGGTGAGCAGGTGGTGGAGAAGGCCCGGGAAATGCTGCGGGTGGCGCAGGATCTGGGCAACATCGGCCATGCCGAGGGGCCGCTGACAGGCGTCCTGCGGCTGGGCATCATCCCCACCATCGGCCCTTTCCTGCTGCCCCGCCTGCTGCCCAAGTTCGCCAGCTGCTATCCCATGCTGGAGCTTCACGTGCGGGAGGAGTTCAGCGCCGGCCTGTGCACCGCCCTGGGCCGGGGCGACCTGGACTGCGCCATCCTGGCCCTGCCCTATCCCTGCGCCACGCTGAACTATGACGCGCTGTTCGATGACCCGCTGATGCTGGCCTTCCACCAGGAGGACCCGGTGGGCCGGCAACCGATCCTGACTGAGGAGGATTGGACGGAACGCCTGCTGCTGCTGCCGGACGGGCATTGCCTGCGCGACCACACCCTGTCGCTGTGCGGCCGCGCGGACCTGCAGCGCCAGGCCATGGCGGCCTCCACCCTGCAAACCCTGGTGCATCTGGTGGACAACCGCCTGGGTGTCACCCTGCTGCCGGAAATGGCGGTGCGGGCCGGCATCCTGAACGGCCTGCATGTGGAAACACGGGCCCTGCCGGACCCGGACGCCAAGCGCCGCATCGTGCTGGCCTGGCGCAGTGGTGCCGCGCTGACCGACACCTATGGACGTCTGGCCCAGGCTATTCGTGAAGCCGGACATTAA
- the grpE gene encoding nucleotide exchange factor GrpE: MTDSNETTAPDIDAAVTQEAPAAKEGTAALEAEVASLKDQLLRAMAEVENVRRRAQKEREDTAKYAVSGFAKELVSVADNLRRAIEAVPEDARSGNDQVNNLLTGVEATERQLNAAFDRAGIVKLDPLGQPFDPNFHQVVAEVDGTDKPAGTVVTILQPGYTIQGRLLREAMVCVAKAGPNNTKVDTSA; encoded by the coding sequence ATGACCGATAGCAACGAGACGACCGCCCCCGACATCGACGCCGCCGTGACGCAGGAAGCGCCGGCCGCCAAGGAAGGCACCGCCGCGCTGGAAGCCGAAGTCGCGTCCCTGAAGGACCAGCTGCTGCGCGCCATGGCCGAGGTGGAGAACGTCCGCCGCCGCGCCCAGAAAGAGCGTGAGGACACCGCCAAGTACGCAGTGTCCGGCTTCGCCAAGGAGCTGGTGTCCGTGGCCGACAACCTGCGCCGCGCCATCGAGGCCGTGCCGGAGGACGCCCGTTCCGGTAACGACCAGGTGAACAACCTGCTGACCGGCGTCGAGGCGACCGAGCGCCAGCTGAACGCCGCCTTCGACCGCGCCGGCATCGTGAAGCTGGACCCGTTGGGCCAGCCCTTCGATCCCAACTTCCACCAGGTGGTGGCCGAGGTCGATGGCACCGACAAGCCCGCCGGCACCGTCGTCACCATCCTGCAGCCCGGCTACACCATCCAGGGCCGCCTGCTGCGCGAGGCCATGGTCTGCGTCGCCAAGGCCGGCCCCAACAACACCAAGGTCGATACCAGCGCGTAG
- the rapZ gene encoding RNase adapter RapZ — translation MSTELPPVVVVTGLSGGGLSTALKALEDLGYEAVDNLRLTLLTHLVEQARDRPLAIGIDSRTRDFSADAVLAELDRLRQAAGRSVSLLFMEASDEVLQRRYTETRRPHPLAIDRPVADGIARERTLLWSLRDNADVVIDTTQLSIHDVRRLLGGHFRLDTAPSLHVFVTSFSFRHGVPREADLVFDVRFLDNPHWNADLRPLTGNDAAVGAFIEKDGDYAGFFDNLTRLLAPLLPRYSGEGKRYLTIAVGCTGGRHRSVFVANRLAAWLQTQGFRVGVTHRELDRSGVSPEPAIVTNREIR, via the coding sequence ATGAGCACCGAGTTGCCCCCCGTCGTCGTCGTCACCGGCCTGTCCGGCGGTGGCCTGTCCACGGCGCTGAAGGCGCTGGAGGATCTGGGGTATGAGGCGGTGGACAATCTGCGCCTCACCCTGCTGACCCATCTGGTGGAGCAGGCGCGCGACCGGCCGCTGGCCATCGGTATCGACAGCCGCACCCGCGATTTTTCCGCCGACGCCGTGCTGGCCGAACTGGACCGCCTGCGCCAGGCGGCCGGCCGCTCCGTCAGCCTGCTGTTCATGGAGGCCTCGGACGAGGTGCTGCAGCGGCGCTATACGGAAACGCGGCGGCCCCATCCGCTGGCCATCGACCGGCCGGTGGCGGACGGCATCGCGCGGGAACGCACCCTGCTGTGGTCCTTGCGTGACAATGCCGACGTGGTCATCGACACCACCCAGCTTTCCATCCACGATGTCCGTCGTTTGCTGGGCGGGCACTTCCGGTTGGACACGGCGCCGTCGCTGCATGTCTTCGTGACCAGCTTCTCGTTCCGCCACGGCGTCCCGCGTGAGGCCGATCTGGTGTTCGACGTCCGTTTCCTCGACAACCCCCATTGGAATGCCGACCTGCGTCCCCTGACGGGCAATGACGCGGCGGTGGGCGCCTTCATCGAGAAGGATGGGGATTACGCGGGCTTCTTCGACAATCTGACCCGGCTTCTGGCCCCCCTGCTGCCCCGCTACAGCGGCGAGGGCAAACGTTACCTCACCATCGCGGTGGGGTGCACGGGCGGGCGGCATCGTTCCGTTTTCGTCGCCAACCGGCTGGCGGCGTGGTTGCAAACCCAGGGCTTCCGGGTGGGTGTCACCCACCGGGAATTGGACCGGTCCGGCGTGTCCCCGGAGCCCGCAATCGTCACCAATAGGGAGATACGATGA
- a CDS encoding ATP-binding protein, giving the protein MPRNAAFLPITLMIAALAVSGVPCLRLAFPALPWPVVVVGMVVSLVAAGICLARLTRVHNRADAEKTQLQALLAGCPDDWIAWAGPRVLSASAGAGTCLGLAGGLIGGRPEDVVAAFAPGDAAQLRQAIQDLDARDIVFTRSFLCRDDGRVLSVTGRRVVPPVAPGDGADAPGPLSILWLRDISDMAEERRDLTDRGAAAEAGLARYRAALDLLPFPLWVRRADYSLLWCNAAYARAVGATVEDAVSGGIELVTGPGTGQSLAARALAARAPASESRHVVVGGERRLLHLTETPLASVISGDASGVGPGWDAVLMGHALDITREHDLAGELQRHIAGHADVLEHLGSAIAIYGADTKLKFHNRSYARLWGLEEAWLATEPTYGEVLEDLRTRRRLQEEADFPRWKRGLMAQFTNLTEPREDLTHLPDGTTLRNITVPHPFGGLMFVLEDVTNTLALESSYNTLMAVQQETLDNLAEGVAVFGGDGRLKLWNPSFARIWRLKPADLNGEPHITQVIDRLQPLLDHDGDWPARRRTMIADLLERSIYAGRMERTDRSIVNVSNVPLPDGAVLISVLDITDSVRVEEALRASNEALATADRLKSEFIANVSYQLRTPLNAIMGFAEILNNQYFGALNERQADYTKGVLEASRRLLALINDILDLATIEAGFMTLDCSPVDIAQMLDGVSNLTLDWARKQEVTLVVQHSPDIGVVEADERRLKQALYNLVSNAVKFTPPGGQVTLAAQRQMAEGGPEMVLSVSDTGIGIPAADRQRVFNKFERGDVQNHPAGAGLGLSLVKSFMELHGGWVEISDSDHGTLIQCHLPLRQNAVMVV; this is encoded by the coding sequence ATGCCGAGAAACGCCGCCTTCCTGCCCATAACGTTGATGATCGCCGCCCTGGCGGTGTCGGGCGTCCCTTGCCTGCGCCTGGCTTTCCCCGCTCTGCCGTGGCCGGTGGTGGTGGTGGGCATGGTGGTCAGCCTGGTGGCGGCGGGGATATGCCTGGCCCGCCTGACCCGTGTGCATAACCGCGCCGATGCGGAAAAGACCCAGCTACAGGCGCTGCTGGCCGGTTGCCCCGACGATTGGATCGCCTGGGCTGGCCCCCGCGTGCTGTCGGCGTCCGCCGGTGCCGGCACTTGCCTTGGGCTGGCCGGCGGGCTGATCGGTGGCCGGCCGGAGGATGTGGTCGCCGCTTTCGCCCCCGGTGATGCCGCCCAGCTGCGCCAGGCCATCCAGGATCTGGATGCCCGCGACATCGTCTTCACCCGATCCTTCCTGTGCCGCGACGATGGCCGCGTCCTGTCCGTCACCGGACGCCGCGTGGTGCCGCCGGTGGCGCCCGGCGATGGCGCCGATGCGCCCGGGCCGCTCAGCATCCTGTGGCTGCGCGACATCAGCGACATGGCGGAGGAACGCCGTGACCTGACCGACCGGGGTGCGGCGGCTGAGGCCGGTTTGGCCCGCTATCGCGCCGCCCTGGACCTGCTGCCGTTTCCCCTGTGGGTGCGCCGGGCCGATTACAGCCTGCTGTGGTGCAACGCCGCCTACGCCCGGGCGGTGGGGGCCACGGTGGAGGACGCGGTGTCCGGCGGCATCGAACTGGTCACCGGACCCGGCACCGGCCAGTCGCTGGCCGCCCGCGCCCTGGCCGCCCGGGCACCCGCTTCGGAAAGCCGCCACGTGGTGGTGGGGGGGGAGCGCCGGCTGCTGCACCTGACGGAAACGCCCTTGGCGAGCGTGATCTCGGGCGATGCTTCGGGCGTGGGTCCCGGCTGGGATGCCGTCCTGATGGGCCATGCCCTGGACATCACGCGCGAACATGACCTGGCGGGGGAACTGCAACGCCACATCGCCGGCCACGCCGACGTGCTGGAACATCTGGGCTCCGCCATCGCCATCTACGGCGCCGATACCAAGCTGAAGTTCCACAACCGCTCCTACGCCCGCCTGTGGGGGCTGGAAGAGGCGTGGCTGGCGACGGAACCCACCTATGGCGAGGTGCTGGAGGATTTGCGCACCCGCCGGCGCCTGCAGGAGGAGGCGGACTTCCCCCGGTGGAAACGCGGCCTGATGGCGCAGTTCACCAACCTGACGGAACCGCGCGAGGACCTGACCCACCTGCCGGACGGTACCACTCTGCGCAACATCACCGTGCCCCACCCCTTCGGCGGCCTGATGTTCGTGCTGGAGGACGTGACCAACACCCTGGCGCTGGAATCCTCATACAACACGCTGATGGCGGTGCAGCAGGAGACGCTGGACAATCTGGCGGAGGGGGTGGCTGTTTTCGGCGGCGATGGCCGGTTGAAGCTGTGGAACCCGTCCTTCGCCCGCATCTGGCGTCTGAAGCCCGCCGACCTGAACGGTGAGCCGCACATCACCCAGGTGATCGATCGGCTGCAGCCCCTGCTGGACCATGACGGCGACTGGCCAGCCCGCCGCCGCACCATGATCGCCGATCTGCTGGAACGCTCCATCTACGCCGGCCGGATGGAACGCACGGACCGCAGCATTGTCAACGTCTCCAACGTGCCGCTGCCCGATGGCGCCGTGCTGATCAGCGTGCTGGACATCACCGACAGCGTGCGGGTGGAAGAGGCCTTGCGCGCCAGCAATGAGGCGCTGGCCACCGCCGACCGGCTGAAGTCGGAATTCATCGCCAACGTGTCCTATCAGCTGCGCACGCCGCTGAACGCCATCATGGGCTTCGCGGAGATCCTGAATAATCAGTATTTCGGCGCGCTGAACGAACGCCAGGCCGACTACACCAAGGGTGTGCTGGAGGCCAGCCGGCGGCTGCTGGCGCTGATCAACGACATCCTGGATCTGGCCACCATCGAAGCCGGGTTCATGACGCTGGACTGCTCCCCCGTCGACATCGCCCAGATGCTGGACGGCGTTTCCAACCTGACGCTGGATTGGGCCCGCAAGCAGGAGGTGACGCTGGTGGTGCAGCACAGCCCCGACATCGGCGTGGTCGAGGCGGACGAGCGGCGGCTGAAGCAGGCGCTCTACAATCTGGTCAGCAATGCCGTGAAGTTCACCCCGCCCGGCGGCCAGGTGACCCTGGCGGCCCAGCGCCAGATGGCGGAGGGCGGGCCGGAGATGGTGCTGTCGGTCAGCGACACCGGCATCGGCATCCCCGCCGCCGACCGCCAGCGCGTGTTCAACAAGTTCGAACGCGGCGACGTGCAGAACCACCCCGCCGGCGCCGGCCTGGGCCTGTCGCTGGTCAAGAGCTTCATGGAACTGCACGGCGGCTGGGTGGAGATCAGCGACAGCGACCACGGCACGCTGATCCAGTGCCATCTGCCATTACGGCAGAATGCGGTGATGGTGGTTTAG
- a CDS encoding HPr kinase/phosphatase C-terminal domain-containing protein — translation MIRVHATCVSVSGAGLLLRGPSGSGKSDLALRLIDAGARLVADDQVMLQSADGVLTAMAPQRLAGLIEVRGLGILPAPAVDSAPLRLVVDLMADPASVPRLPEPAAVVLEGVTLPRVALWSFAPSAPAALRLALSALLAGRPLVPADFEQVAA, via the coding sequence ATGATCCGCGTCCATGCCACTTGCGTCAGTGTTAGCGGTGCCGGCCTCCTGTTGCGGGGACCGTCGGGGTCGGGCAAGTCCGACCTGGCCTTGCGCCTGATCGATGCGGGTGCCCGGCTGGTGGCGGACGACCAAGTTATGCTGCAATCCGCTGACGGGGTGCTGACGGCCATGGCACCACAACGACTGGCCGGCCTGATTGAGGTGCGCGGCCTGGGCATCCTGCCCGCCCCCGCCGTGGACAGCGCGCCCTTGCGCCTGGTGGTCGATCTGATGGCTGATCCCGCCTCCGTGCCCCGCCTGCCCGAACCCGCCGCCGTCGTTCTGGAAGGGGTCACCCTGCCGCGCGTGGCCTTGTGGTCCTTCGCGCCTTCCGCCCCCGCCGCCTTGCGCCTGGCGCTGTCGGCACTTTTGGCCGGCCGGCCGCTGGTGCCGGCGGATTTCGAACAGGTGGCGGCATGA
- a CDS encoding PTS sugar transporter subunit IIA, translating to MIGMVLVTHGRLAEEFILALQHVVGELPQVRAVCIGPEDDMEERREDILAKVAECDSGDGVVVLTDMFGGTPSNLAISTMDRAKVEVIAGVNLPLLIKLASVRKTDTLESAVQAARDAGRKYINVASSLLADGG from the coding sequence ATGATCGGCATGGTCCTCGTGACCCACGGCCGCCTGGCCGAGGAGTTCATTCTGGCCCTCCAGCACGTCGTGGGGGAATTGCCGCAGGTGCGCGCCGTCTGCATCGGGCCCGAAGACGACATGGAGGAACGGCGGGAGGATATCCTGGCCAAGGTCGCGGAATGCGACAGTGGTGACGGGGTGGTCGTCCTGACCGACATGTTCGGCGGCACGCCGTCTAACCTGGCGATCAGCACCATGGACCGCGCCAAGGTCGAGGTCATCGCCGGCGTCAACCTGCCCCTGCTGATCAAGCTGGCCAGCGTGCGCAAGACCGACACGCTGGAAAGTGCGGTCCAGGCCGCGCGCGACGCTGGCCGCAAGTACATCAACGTCGCGTCGTCGCTGCTGGCGGATGGTGGCTGA
- a CDS encoding HPr family phosphocarrier protein has protein sequence MTGDGTGDAGPFGPARTALIQNRRGLHARAAAKFVKLAAEFDAEVEVERGDTQVNGQSIMGLMMLAAAIGTSITLRARGPQGEQALDALVALVDRKFDED, from the coding sequence ATGACCGGGGACGGGACGGGGGATGCGGGCCCCTTCGGGCCTGCGCGCACGGCGCTGATCCAGAACCGCCGGGGGCTGCATGCCCGCGCGGCGGCCAAGTTCGTGAAGCTGGCGGCGGAGTTCGACGCCGAGGTGGAGGTCGAGCGGGGCGACACCCAGGTCAACGGGCAATCGATCATGGGCCTGATGATGCTGGCGGCCGCCATCGGCACCTCCATCACCCTGCGGGCGCGGGGGCCGCAGGGGGAACAGGCGTTGGACGCCCTGGTTGCCCTGGTCGACCGCAAGTTCGATGAAGACTGA
- the ptsP gene encoding phosphoenolpyruvate--protein phosphotransferase — MAERPAGRARPGKAVGGRLLRGVGVSSGIAIGPAHVVDAGALQAPEYLVPEDGVEAEVQRFAGAADKARRQVRKLKAKAAALPDSAAEEVGFLLDAHFAMLSGSRLIRGVERRVRQDRLNAEAAVQAEITSIAQTFADMEDAYLAARVADVREVGQRLLRNLMQHKYQAFSFLPEGCIVLAEELSPADTALMDPRRIAGFATMLGGAEGHTAIMARSLGLPAVLGTLGLLQGVHNGDTVVVDGIAGQVCVNPSPEVLAEYRRRRAELLAERAQLKSLRKLPSVTRDGTAVTLNANLELPRELDGAIDVGAAGIGLLRTEFLFMNRDDLPDEDEQTEVMTRIVESMDGKPVTARTLDIGGEKIATALRGYFSEPTNPALGLRAIRLSLKEPKLLETQLAAMLRAGAHGNLRILLPMISSVAEVRRVREIMANVVRRLRRRGVKIANPLPKLGIMIEIPGAALSADGLAPFCDFFAIGTNDLIQYTLAIDRGDEQVADLYDPLHPAVLRLVQFTTEAALRARIPVSICGEMAGDPRYTALLLGLGIRELSMAPNNLLLVKRRLRGLDLVEATRRARTIMDQTDQGRIAALLDDFNDAAA, encoded by the coding sequence ATGGCTGAACGTCCGGCGGGCCGGGCGCGCCCGGGCAAGGCGGTGGGGGGCCGCCTGCTGCGTGGCGTCGGCGTGTCGTCCGGCATCGCCATCGGTCCGGCCCACGTGGTCGACGCCGGCGCCTTGCAGGCCCCGGAGTACCTGGTGCCCGAGGACGGGGTGGAGGCCGAGGTCCAGCGCTTCGCCGGTGCCGCCGACAAGGCGCGCCGCCAGGTGCGCAAGCTGAAGGCCAAGGCCGCGGCGCTGCCCGACTCGGCAGCGGAGGAGGTCGGCTTCCTGCTGGATGCCCACTTCGCCATGCTGTCCGGCTCCCGCCTCATCCGCGGGGTGGAACGGCGCGTGCGCCAGGATCGCCTGAACGCCGAGGCGGCGGTGCAGGCGGAAATCACCAGCATCGCCCAGACCTTCGCGGATATGGAGGACGCCTACCTGGCGGCCCGCGTCGCCGACGTGCGCGAGGTGGGGCAGCGCCTGCTGCGCAACCTGATGCAGCACAAGTACCAGGCCTTCTCCTTCCTGCCCGAAGGCTGCATCGTCCTGGCGGAGGAGTTGAGCCCCGCCGACACCGCCCTGATGGATCCGCGCCGCATCGCCGGCTTCGCCACCATGCTGGGCGGGGCGGAAGGCCATACCGCCATCATGGCGCGCTCCCTGGGCCTGCCGGCGGTGCTGGGCACGCTGGGCCTGCTGCAGGGGGTGCACAATGGCGACACCGTGGTGGTGGATGGCATCGCCGGCCAGGTTTGCGTCAACCCCAGTCCCGAGGTGCTGGCCGAATACCGCCGCCGCCGCGCGGAACTGCTGGCGGAACGCGCGCAGCTGAAAAGCCTGCGCAAGCTGCCCAGCGTCACCCGCGACGGCACGGCCGTGACGCTGAACGCCAACCTGGAACTGCCGCGCGAGTTGGATGGTGCCATCGACGTGGGGGCGGCCGGCATCGGCCTGCTGCGCACCGAATTCCTGTTCATGAACCGGGACGACCTGCCCGATGAGGATGAACAGACCGAGGTGATGACCCGCATCGTGGAAAGCATGGACGGCAAGCCCGTCACCGCCCGCACCCTGGACATCGGGGGCGAGAAGATCGCCACCGCCCTGCGCGGCTATTTCAGCGAACCCACCAACCCCGCCCTGGGCCTGCGCGCCATCCGCCTGTCGCTGAAGGAGCCCAAGCTGCTGGAAACCCAGCTGGCGGCCATGCTGCGGGCCGGCGCCCATGGCAACCTGCGCATCCTGCTGCCCATGATCAGTTCGGTGGCGGAGGTGCGGCGGGTGCGCGAGATCATGGCCAACGTGGTGCGCCGCCTGCGTCGCCGGGGGGTGAAGATCGCCAACCCCCTGCCCAAGCTGGGCATCATGATCGAAATCCCGGGGGCCGCCCTGTCGGCCGACGGGCTGGCGCCGTTCTGCGATTTCTTCGCCATTGGCACCAACGACCTGATCCAGTACACCCTGGCCATCGACCGGGGTGACGAGCAGGTGGCGGACCTCTATGACCCGCTGCACCCGGCCGTGCTGCGCCTGGTGCAGTTCACCACCGAGGCGGCGTTGCGCGCCCGCATCCCCGTGTCCATCTGTGGCGAGATGGCGGGTGATCCCCGCTACACCGCCCTGCTGCTGGGCCTGGGCATCCGTGAGCTGTCCATGGCGCCCAACAACCTGCTGCTGGTGAAGCGCCGCCTGCGCGGCCTGGATTTGGTGGAGGCAACGCGCCGCGCCCGCACCATCATGGACCAGACCGACCAGGGCCGCATCGCGGCGCTGCTGGACGATTTCAACGACGCCGCGGCTTGA
- the ahcY gene encoding adenosylhomocysteinase, translating into MTAFTDYKVQDIGLAGWGRKEITIAETEMPGLMALRTEYAGKKPLDGARIIGCLHMTIQTAVLIETLVDLGATVRWSSCNIFSTQDHAAAAIAAANIPVFAWKGETEEEFWWCIEQTLRGPAEGPNAGWAPNMILDDGGDVTQILHDKYPEILAGIRGLSEETTTGVHRLYEMMKKGTLKVPAINVNDSVTKSKFDNLYGCRESLVDGIKRATDVMMAGKVAVVCGYGDVGKGSAASLRSQGARVLVTEIDPINALQAAMEGYQVVTMEQAAAQGDIFVTATGNVDVITLDHMREMKDRAIVCNIGHFDSEIQIDALRNYVWEEVKPQVDEVVFPDGKRLIVLAQGRLVNLGCATGHPSFVMSASFTNQVLAQIELWNNHGKYERKVYVLPKHLDEKVARLHLDKVGATLTTLSQKQADYIAVSPQGPFKPDHYRY; encoded by the coding sequence ATGACCGCCTTCACCGACTACAAAGTCCAGGACATCGGCCTTGCCGGCTGGGGTCGCAAGGAAATCACCATCGCCGAGACCGAGATGCCGGGCCTGATGGCCCTGCGCACGGAATACGCGGGCAAGAAGCCGCTGGACGGCGCCCGCATCATCGGCTGCCTGCACATGACCATCCAGACCGCCGTGCTGATTGAGACGCTGGTGGACCTGGGCGCCACCGTGCGCTGGTCCTCGTGCAACATCTTCTCGACCCAGGACCACGCCGCCGCGGCCATCGCCGCCGCCAACATCCCGGTTTTCGCCTGGAAGGGCGAGACGGAGGAGGAGTTCTGGTGGTGCATTGAGCAGACGCTGCGCGGCCCGGCCGAGGGTCCCAATGCCGGCTGGGCCCCGAACATGATCCTGGACGACGGCGGCGACGTCACCCAGATCCTGCATGACAAGTACCCCGAGATTCTGGCCGGCATCCGCGGCCTGTCGGAAGAGACCACCACGGGCGTGCATCGCCTGTATGAGATGATGAAGAAGGGCACGCTGAAGGTTCCGGCCATCAACGTGAACGACAGCGTCACCAAGTCGAAGTTCGACAACCTCTATGGCTGCCGCGAAAGCCTGGTGGACGGCATCAAGCGCGCCACCGACGTGATGATGGCCGGCAAGGTCGCCGTGGTCTGCGGCTACGGCGACGTGGGCAAGGGCTCCGCCGCCTCGCTGCGCAGCCAGGGCGCCCGCGTCCTGGTGACCGAGATCGATCCCATCAACGCCCTGCAGGCCGCCATGGAAGGCTACCAGGTCGTCACGATGGAGCAGGCCGCCGCCCAGGGCGACATTTTCGTCACCGCCACCGGCAATGTCGACGTCATCACGCTGGACCACATGCGGGAGATGAAGGACCGGGCCATCGTCTGCAACATCGGCCACTTCGACAGCGAAATCCAGATCGACGCCCTGCGCAACTACGTGTGGGAAGAAGTGAAGCCGCAGGTGGACGAAGTGGTGTTCCCTGACGGCAAGCGCCTGATCGTCCTGGCCCAGGGCCGCCTGGTGAACCTGGGCTGCGCCACCGGCCACCCCAGCTTCGTCATGTCCGCCAGCTTCACCAACCAGGTGCTGGCCCAGATCGAGCTGTGGAACAACCACGGCAAGTACGAGCGTAAGGTCTATGTGCTGCCCAAGCACCTGGACGAGAAGGTGGCCCGCCTGCACCTGGACAAGGTCGGCGCCACCCTGACCACCCTGTCGCAGAAGCAGGCTGACTACATCGCCGTAAGCCCGCAGGGCCCGTTCAAGCCGGACCACTATCGCTACTAA
- a CDS encoding patatin-like phospholipase family protein, whose protein sequence is MPDATSPINPPTQSRRPGQPHKRVNFGLQGGGSHGAFTWGVLDRLLEDGRLEVEAISGTSAGAMNAVVLADGYGKDGRDGARKALRDFWTRVGQAGRGSPLQRSWLSRLRGSWRVDDSPGYAWINFMNMLVSPYQSNPMGINPLRGILEDLIDFDQVRYAAGIDLYLSATNVETGKVKIFRNRDITVDAVLASACLPQMFQAVEIDGEHYWDGGFMGNPSLWPIAYENESHDIIVIQINPLMRKGVPKTPYEIADRVNEITFNASLMREMRSIRFVSRMIESGELKSDHYKALRMHVIENDEALSDMHASSKLNAEPEFLQYLFAKGRETADCWLAANFDKVGVETSIDIVRDYL, encoded by the coding sequence ATGCCCGACGCCACGTCCCCCATCAACCCGCCGACCCAGAGCCGCCGGCCCGGCCAGCCGCACAAGCGCGTGAACTTCGGCCTTCAAGGCGGCGGATCGCACGGCGCCTTCACCTGGGGCGTGCTGGACCGCCTGCTGGAGGACGGACGGCTGGAGGTGGAGGCCATCTCCGGCACCAGCGCCGGGGCCATGAACGCGGTGGTCCTGGCCGATGGCTATGGCAAGGATGGGCGCGACGGCGCCCGCAAGGCGTTGCGCGACTTCTGGACCCGGGTGGGACAGGCGGGGCGCGGATCGCCGCTGCAACGCAGCTGGCTGTCGCGGCTGCGGGGCAGCTGGCGGGTGGATGACAGCCCAGGCTACGCCTGGATCAATTTCATGAACATGCTGGTCTCGCCCTATCAGAGCAATCCGATGGGCATCAACCCCCTGCGCGGCATCCTGGAGGACCTCATCGATTTCGACCAGGTGCGCTACGCCGCCGGCATCGACCTGTACCTGTCGGCCACGAATGTGGAAACCGGCAAGGTCAAGATCTTCCGCAACCGCGACATCACGGTGGACGCCGTGCTGGCGTCGGCCTGCCTGCCGCAGATGTTCCAGGCGGTGGAGATCGATGGCGAGCATTACTGGGACGGCGGCTTCATGGGCAACCCGTCGCTGTGGCCCATCGCCTATGAGAACGAAAGCCACGACATCATCGTCATCCAGATCAACCCGCTGATGCGCAAGGGTGTGCCCAAGACCCCGTATGAAATCGCCGACCGGGTGAACGAGATCACCTTCAACGCCTCGCTGATGCGTGAGATGCGGTCCATCCGCTTCGTCTCGCGCATGATCGAATCCGGGGAACTGAAGTCCGACCATTACAAGGCCCTGCGCATGCACGTCATCGAGAACGACGAGGCACTGTCCGACATGCACGCCTCCAGCAAGCTGAACGCCGAGCCGGAGTTCCTGCAATACCTGTTCGCCAAGGGGCGGGAGACGGCGGACTGCTGGCTGGCCGCCAACTTCGACAAGGTCGGCGTGGAGACCAGCATCGACATTGTGCGGGATTATTTGTGA
- a CDS encoding type II toxin-antitoxin system VapC family toxin — protein sequence MAPDVLMGDLAQVLGAKVALGDLTATEAATAAMALQGAEVELMPSRPLLADAVRLAAQLTHPAQDCLYLALAQGMQLVYVTANANLVRAVRGPLGGRLAGRVVLVHEVERFLK from the coding sequence ATGGCGCCTGACGTGCTGATGGGCGATCTGGCCCAGGTGCTGGGCGCCAAGGTGGCCCTGGGCGACCTGACGGCGACGGAGGCCGCCACCGCCGCCATGGCCTTGCAGGGGGCGGAGGTGGAACTGATGCCCTCGCGTCCGCTGTTGGCCGACGCCGTGCGCCTGGCGGCCCAACTGACCCATCCGGCGCAGGATTGCCTGTACCTGGCCCTGGCCCAGGGCATGCAACTGGTCTACGTCACCGCCAACGCGAACCTGGTCCGGGCGGTGCGCGGCCCCCTGGGCGGGCGCCTGGCCGGCCGGGTGGTGCTGGTGCACGAGGTGGAGCGGTTCCTGAAGTAA